The following proteins come from a genomic window of Miscanthus floridulus cultivar M001 chromosome 2, ASM1932011v1, whole genome shotgun sequence:
- the LOC136513231 gene encoding uncharacterized protein: MATSTSGASIAATAIKLRDEALAAAQKLEEEAASLHSTNTDRSQQLQTEADLLKSAAAAQDRVRAVADALEKERAQADALEQQAAALRDRLRPNSLHDDDSQDGGDHSFSSDAATIVHLHSQAAAVQNIKNLIPIVLDLQSSNYSKWRGYVLLILGRFALKDHVLSDDSRVTDPAWSRMDCVVVSWIFNTISTDLLDVIHKRDGVSARAAWLDIEQQFLNNRESRAMLLDAEFRTLSQGALSIDAYCRKMKGMADALADLGEPVHDRTLVLNILRGLNERFQFMSQFITRQKPFPSFADVRADLRLAELNMAPPLAPPSALVASSFSKPPASPPASGISVPGTSSFDVTAQGRSTPCSSRRHLLILVLLWPLLQLPGIVVSATPARLPFSVSLSHLPFSAASPQKTPSAMLVSLGA, encoded by the exons ATGGCTACTTCGACCTCTGGCGCCTCCATCGCGGCTACCGCGATCAAGCTTCGTGATGAAGCTCTCGCCGCCGCTCAGAAGCTGGAGGAGGAAGCCGCCTCACTGCACTCCACCAACACCGACCGCAGCCAGCAGCTTCAGACGGAGGCTGACCTCCTCAAGTCTGCTGCTGCCGCGCAGGATCGCGTCCGTGCCGTTGCTGACGCCCTCGAGAAGGAGCGCGCGCAGGCCGACGCTCTGGAACAGCAGGCCGCTGCACTCCGGGACCGTCTCCGCCCGAACTCCCTCCACGACGACGACTCTCAGGACGGCGGCGATCACTCTTTCTCCTCCGACGCCGCAACCATCGTTCATTTGCACAGCCAGGCTGCTGCTGTCCAGAACATCAAGAATTTGATTCCGATTGTTCTGGACCTCCAGTCCTCCAACTACTCCAAGTGGCGCGGCtacgtcctcctcatcctcggccGCTTCGCGCTGAAGGATCACGTCCTCAGTGACGACTCCCGAGTCACCGACCCAGCATGGTCCCGCATGGACTGCGTGGTCGTCTCCTGGATCTTCAACACCATCTCCACCGACCTTCTGGACGTCATCCACAAGCGTGACGGCGTCTCCGCTCGGGCTGCGTGGCTCGATATCGAACAACAGTTCCTCAACAATCGCGAGTCACGCGCCATGCTCCTTGATGCTGAGTTCCGCACCCTCTCCCAAGGTGCTCTCTCCATCGACGCCTATTGCCGCAAGATGAAGGGCATGGCTGATGCCCTTGCTGATCTGGGTGAGCCAGTCCATGACCGTACTCTGGTGCTCAACATCCTGCGCGGCCTCAATGAACGTTTCCAGTTCATGTCGCAGTTCATCACACGCCAGAAGCCGTTTCCTTCCTTTGCGGACGTCCGCGCCGACCTGCGCCTGGCCGAGCTCAACATGGCACCTCCTTTAGCGCCTCCATCGGCCCTCGTCGCCTCTTCGTTCAGCAAGCCACCTGCCTCCCCACCGGCCTCTGG GATCTCCGTACCAGGAACATCCTCCTTCGATGTAACAGCTCAGGGCCGCTCTACACCTTGCAGCTCCCGTCGTCACCTACTGATACTTGTGCTCTTGTGGCCACTCCTCCAACTACCTGGCATCGTCGTCTCGGCCACCCCGGCAAGGCTGCCCTTTAGCGTCTCGCTCAGTCATCTTCCATTTTCTGCAGCAAGTCCACAGAAGACTCCATCTGCCATGCTTGTCAGCTTGGGCGCCTAG